The DNA window catgaggccccgacatcttatCTAAAGTCTAGGAGACATGATGCCCAGACACCTCATCCCATCTCGGAGACATGAAGCCCTCAATGCTTTTATAGCCCGAATTGATCATCTTTTTTTGAAGTCCAAGACTGGCTGATCGGGATAGCGAGtgtgactctagcccgactattttagggatgggtAGTGATACCTCCATTAGGGCCTTGATCATCTATGACCCGGGATATTATTTGGATAGCCCAAATTAGGGTAGATCTGCAGGAAGAATTCATCAGAAGCCGGGCAGGTGAATGCCCGAGACATCTTCTCCCCGGGCTACCAGAAGCCCAAGCTCTCATACAAGCTCCCGAGTGATTTCTACCCGGACTACCTCTATAACAGTGCCGCACTCGAGTGTTTGAAGATCTTGTCTCAATAATCGTTCCTGACAAAATCCTACTGATGTGATACGATGGAAAAGTAGGGCGGCATGACAGGAAGTCAACACCTATAGTTACAAGTGGCAAGTAGGCACTGAAAGCAAGACACTCATTATCTTCCTTCGTATAAATACTAAATTCTTCTTACATTAAAATGGATTGTTCAACCACATATATTCACACATATATTTACACCAGTAGTATTTATTTCTCTCCTAAAGCTACACTGGTTACCTTCATTATCTTTCAcatgctgacttaagcatcggagtggccacgtcggaaacccctccgacgcccattcacgagttcatcttCTTGTTTGCAGGTTACAATCGAAGCCATAGCTTACAGGTATACCTTACTCACAAGATATATCTCTTGCtcattttcctaaacaaaaACTCTTATCAAATCCGGTGGATTGTCCCGACCCTGTTCATCCGATTCACTCGGATATCATCAAGATCTAATACCAAATGTATTGAAACATGCATCTTTTGGTTGGGGTGGATAAAGTTCAATGGTAGTACTCATCAGTTTTGTCCAATTGAATGTGCACTGTGATCCAATCATGAAAAGTCCAGTTGCAAGCAATGCGATTAAACCACTTGAGCTCCGATTCAACATTTCTAAATAGATTAGAAGATTATTAGATCCTATAACAATTgggtattattttttattaccaAAATAAAGGAATATAACCCAAAAACATTCTTGCTTCAGCTCGAAAAATATTAGTTATATATTCttacacatccatctgattacTATGGTAAAATGATGGATTTTTATATATCGTATCAAACAACCAACTTCCTCATATATCATATTTGTTTGTCTTTtgatcaaatatattttttagcaCTCAACATAATATAATCGAGACCATCTATTCCCCTACATGCAGAGGCGTATGAATAGTATGGGCTGGCCCAGCCAAGATTTtggtttttttatatatatatagccataagctacaaaataaaataaaagaaaaaaaagagaaagtaAAAAACCTCGCCCAGCCAAGATTttggtttatatatatatatatatatatatatatagccataagctacaaaataaaataataaaaaaagtaaGTAAAAAACCTCTCTCACAGCTTCAGGCGTGGAAATTGGAATTCATCTTTCAATTCTCCCTCCTTTGGTCCTTCCGCCACACCCTTTTTTTGCCCCTTGTTCTCTTTTTTCcccaattttcttcttctttcctaTACTCTTTTTACCCGTCACTTTCAAATTCTTGTTGCTTGTCAGGTATCTctctaataatttaattaatatttattaagcATAATACCTCTTGATTCTTGCTAGGTTTCGAGTTTAGATTATTTGGGTTTGATTAGTTTATGTTTTCCCCAAGATTCTTGTAATTTCTAGTTTTTTTGAATCTAGGTTTGGTCTATTCTGGGTTGAAGATTAAAAactttcaataaattaattgtaTTCTTTTATGAAATCCTATCACCATGAATTATCTGTTTAGTGTCTTTGATGTTTGGTTACTTAAAagataaacaaaattattttttgttcatcttttaatttaaataaagagTATTCTTTTAGGTGAAATAAAATGACGTTTATAGGTTTTTTATTTATAGGTGAATCAAAATGTCAAAAAAAAGCATTACCGATTATTTCATCCAAAAAAACAATGAGTAGttatcaaaaacttcaaatgATCCTCTTCCGTCAAGTTCAAAATCTACATTGAAAACCAAAAAACTCAAACCTGGCAATGAAGTTGCTATCGATCCATTAGAAGAAAATAATCCATATCATGAGCGTGATCCTGGGAAACGAATTAGAATATGGGAATATCCATGTGATAAACAAGATGATGTTCGAAGAGAATATGTTGGTATGGGACTACATCAGCCAAGCATAAAAAACGTAGTTTTCAGTCTTCTTGGTTCGTAAAGTTTCCATGGCTCGAGTTttctaaaataaaagaaagtgcATTTTGTTTCTCGTGTTATCTTTTTGATGTTCCTTCATCATATAAGAAGAAATTAACGGTTGAAGGATTTAAAAATTGGAAAAGAGTCAATTGCAAAACATGTCCACTGAAAAAGACATGAAGGAGATTGCAATTCATTACATAGTACTGCTATGAAAAAATGGTAGGGCTTGAAAAATGTATCTCAACATATCGATAGAAGGATGAATAAACAATCTGAGAATattataaagaaaaatagattGCTTATAAGGACATCGATTAGAGCTATAAGATGGCTAGCATTACAAGGGTGTTCTTTTAGAGGACATGATGAGTCTGTCGATTCTCATAATCTTGGAAATTTTCTTGAACtcgtcaaatttcaaggagaaTTGTGCAAAGAAATTGGTGGTATTATCTTAGATAAATCATCTAAAAAAGCCAAGTATGCATCACCATCAATTCAACAGGAGATTCTAACAATTATTGCCGATCTTGTGCGAAGTAAAATCCGCGATGAAGTAGGGGATGCTAAATTCTGTATTCTTGTTGATAAAGCAATTGATGAATCTCGTAGATCATAAATGGCTATTTTTTGCGATACGTAGATTGTGATGGGTTTGTTAGGAAGAGATTTTTTGAAGTTTTTGGTGTTGATGATACTAATTCTTTGACTTTGAAAACACATATATGTAGTATCTTGACACAACACAAGCTTTTGATTGAAAATATGTAAGGTCAAGGATATGATGGTGCTTGCAACATGCGGGGAGAATGGAATGGATTACAAGcattatttctcaaagattgtcCGTTTGCATATTATATTCATTGTTTTGCTCACCGGCTACAACTTACATTAGTTGCAGCAGCTAAAAAGGTATCAGATGTATAgctatttttttctaaattgaGTTCCATTGTCAATTTTGTGGGTTCTTCTTCAAAGAGACACTCTCGATTGAAATCAATACGAGAAGATGAAATCATTGATTTGATAGAATCTGGAGAACTTGGGACTGGGACTGGTGTTGGAGTCAATCAAGCTAGTACTTTGCAACGACCTGCATCTACTCGATGGAGTTCACATTATGTTTCTGTTAGTCGAGTTATTGAATTGTTTGGTTCAGTTTGTACACTTTTAGAAGATTCCATGGGGGAAAGTCTGCCTTTAGTATATGTGCGGAGGCTAAACATTTGCTTAAAGAGATGATTACATTTGATTTTGTATTTATCTTGTTATTGATGCATAGAGTTTTGGAAAcatatgatatgttatgtcaGGCTTTGCAAAGAAAAAATCAAGTCATTCAATGAGTTTAGTCACGACTACAAAACTGCTTTTCCAGAAAATGTGAGATGATGAAAGGGAAGATTTTCTATGGAGTATGAATACTTTTTGTGATAATCATGACATTGTAGTGCCTGATTTGACAGCTCGTTATGTTGAAGATACTAAACGTTCTTGTcaacagaaaaatcattttACAGTGAAAGAATACTATCATTTTCATGTATTCAATGTTGTGATTGACAAACAGCTGATGGAGTTGAATACACGATTTACTGAGCAATCAATAGAGCTTCTCACTCTCTGTGAAGCTTTGAATCCCAGTGATGGCTTCAAATCATTCTCTGAAATGCCTATTTATtctttaattgataaattttaTCCCAATGATTTTTCCAAAGATGACATGAAACATTTGAAGACTCAATTGGATCATTACAAGCTTGATGTGTTTGAGGATCCGAGGTTTAAAGATGTTGATTCTCTTCCTAAATTATGACGACTACTAGTTGAAACAAAAAAGTTGATGACTTATTTCATTTTTGATAGACTGATTCGTTTGATCTTGACTCTTCCAGTTTCAACTGCTACAACTGAGCGAGCATTTTCAGGGATGAAACTTCTCAAGACACCACTTTGCAACAAAATGGAGCAGGAATATTTAAACAATGCAATAGTTTTGTATATTGAGAGAAAGATTGCTCATGACATTGATATAGATTACATAATTGATAGATttgatcttttgaaaaatcaaatgTTGCGGCTAAAgtagtatttatttaagttaCCCATTTTTGGCGTAAGTTGTCTTTTTTTTGTTATTCGTACTCTATCATATGATTAATATTTGAacttttggaaaatatttatcCATATTTGATGATTATATTGTGAAAATCATGGACTATGcttaatttttatttcatgtGGAAAATGTTGTATTGATTTCtagattaattttttattttattttctagcctcccatattttgaaattttggttATGCCCCTGCCTACATGCCTACTCATCCATCAACAAAAAATTAGATTTCTGTTTAAGCCAAACGTCATTTGCCAAATCAATCTCACAGGCCCGAATTTCTGTAACTTTATGTTTGGAAGCCAATATGTAAATTGTCTTTTGAAGATGGATCATGTGATTATGATCTTCGATAAACTCATTAACTTTATAGTTATTGTCCGCAAGTGTGACTCTAAATCTTACTTTACACTTTCTTCGAGTTTCAAACCGAGGATTAAGtgtcaaataatatatttttcttctttcacGAACACCTTTCTTGCaacaaatatatttatatgaatttataaagtCGGTGTTCTTGTTCTTCTTAAAATAATGCTTCTTAAATCTAAATCCAGTTTTCCTAGCATATTCAACTCAAAATATCCAAATCTCATCTAAGCTATCTAATTTCATGTCAATATTATGCttgaattaaatatttgaaCTAGTATTCATCAAGAATATTGGTTTATCAATAAGATTTTGGCTTGTTTAAATCTCGATTTTCAAAAACATTGACACATTAACAAAAACAAACAATAATTTTCATGTTACATATTAAATGAAACAAATTGATAACAAATTTGATCCAGATAATACATGTATAATGATGGGTTCATTGGTGTCAGCAAAGCTAGCACAAgcttcctaaatcacataatcaaatacaaaaacaaaaataaaaaaatcaactgCTAAACAATTAGAAGAAAATTGAAAATGTAAAAGATCAAGAAAATCGAACTTCGTATATTCGAGTATTCATCTCCACTACTGtaaatttaaaagaatgaacgaaagaaaaaagagaaaaacgGATAAGTTGATCATGTGGAGAGAGGGAGGAAAAAAAAGTAGAAATGaaacattaaatttttttatacttACAACAAAATAGGGAACAAAAGGCCCATAAAAAACGAGGCaaataaaaatccaaaaaaaaattaagttttaaaaaaaaaggaaagatagaaagaaagaaagaattagaaatattaaaaaggtaaaaaaaattaaaattaaaacacaATGCCCCTGCCTTTTGTGGGATACCTAGAGAGTAGAGGATTTGTTTTCAAGTGAGTCTTTTAAGTCTTTGCATGATgataacttttaaaatttagtgGATTACTTGAAATCTCGATATAAATTTATAGACGTAGATCTTTTGAAAAACTATGTTGAAATCATGGAGCTCTTCGTGCTCTTTATTCTTTTTGTTATTATTACTTGCAAAACTATTCAAAGGAGATTTgcttttaaatttctaaatctAAACTAAGTTAGTGTTGTGAGTTCATGtatgacaaaaaaaatttatgcaatCTTTGATTTACACATAAAATGTTTCAGCGTTCCTAAGCTCATACCTGTTTTTTTGGATGAAATTTTATACAAAAAACGTTGAAAATCAggtattaatatattatatttgagtgctaactattttaaatatggtacaaaagataaaattttgattatataaTTGAAACAAGGGCAAACTTTCAATAACTCCCTACATCCCCTCTCAACTTTATCCTAACTTCCTATCCCTTCAATTCTTTGTTTTAACTcctcaatattttaaaattttcaaaaataccctTACTTCCTTATATTGGTACGTGGCATTATTATACATATCGAGCCTGTTCTTGAAGCATATAGCCCCAAAACATACAGCTACGCAAGGTtttcagcctatataccatgCTCAAATGATcgcttttttttatatatataaaaacccatcatgcttccgtaatataaattaaatcttttacctCTTTGACCGGAGTGCCACCGGGTTAAATCCACCGTGTTTTACAAACtgcttgtaatgcccgagatttaatcacTGTAATCAgaaattgattaattgacagaattgaggttgTAGAAACTCAAGTGAAGAAGCCGGGCGTCGGTGcattataagccaagatgttggacagaacatctggcgcccgagcggtagaaaatgaccgcccgagcgccagtgttctgCAAGGAATGTGCTCGGACAGAaggtctggcgcccgagcggtagaaaatgaccgcccgagtgccAGTGTGCAATAAGAAAAAAGCTCGGACAGAACGATCCGCGCCCGAGctgtagtttgtgaccgcccaaGCGTCGCTTGAGGTTcaagaaaaataagccacgtagCTTTGCATGCAACTTGAGATATATATAGGCAAATAACTTCATTCTTTCAGAATTAAACAGAAAGAAGGACGAGAAAAGCTAcggaaatccttacgcctttacaCTTTTCAGATATGTGATTATACAAGattcgtccgtccgattttcaatccgacttaaGTACTGTACTTCTCCTGTCAAGAGCTTCGAcatgacgtaagttttattgatttctattatgatttgaaaatatgatatagaagaaatcggatatgattcatatatatggtgttctcgatatgttagacatcgtataatcgaaaccggattgaggaacagataccatatgaaattgttatgattttcagaatgggtttgattgagatttgacatcagaattgtatttttattgattatgagttgtggaaattgatatctgttgatttgtattgctgggtatattgagattgtgcagttatgctgatgaaacagaatttgattgagttatgattatatctagtattgatttgaatggtgtattgatacgataccctcgatattgtcattgctagattgatattgataggCTTTGAATCCGaaacttcgacagagtcagattgacagaaaaaaaaggtataaatcaatgttgatccgggattgcacaactcgagtttgatttaatttgagtttcccaaaatcacatacttaattttcattgcctcgatatgttgcaatttcggagattgagatgcttattctattgatttatagcaaagcgtgtattgagtcatgggcggagatgcctagtcattggcaggatatgccaagtctgtggcggatatgccaagacactagatgtttggtttatatcgatgttttcttaggagttgatttattcctatcgctgagattcgatatatgagacaatgtccaggaaccgggatccctagattagagatgagttgagtctgagatgacgagtccagagtttatttacagctttatatcgatacatgtctttctgatattatacatgctattgatatctatttcatgcttttatatttgttatatgattgcatgtatacattatttatactgggattatattctcaccggagttatccggctgttgtcgtgtttgtatgtgtgcatgacaacaggtgggacaggatcagggtcaagaagaggatgagagatgactagttagcgtggagatccggatcataagtagataggcttcagcacttgatatataaTAGTAGAAACcttagtttgattttaatgtattgagtacaagacatgtactttacatttgatatgtatattagattgattaCATTATGTTTTCGCATttgtatttataaaaaataatttagaccctgtttctttaattgatctaatcattcccaaagatgattaagaaatgaattcccgttcgggtccccacagcaggtggtattagagagcagtaggttccttaaactgagataggagctagtgagcgggatagaatgagttttcttccttgcttttgattgctagcatgtttactactttgaaatacatgtttacctgattatctgatttgatttggtaatgtgtattattgagaaagaatcagaaccgattcttgatcagcagtaagatgatcataggaggactgaaacaggttggTTGTATTTGGTttctaacccttttgataataaGATATGCCTCCTtgaagagtaccagaacagggtagtacttctgcGAATCTGATGGATGTGATAgctacaccgatggaaacgttactgaagagatttcagtcgtttaaaccgccaaccctgaaaggaacatagacttctgttgactgtgagtgtcggttagatgatattgagatgctgtttgattccttggattacacagatgagcgccgagtccgattgattgggcaccagttgcatgatgttgcaaagaactagtggatcacgacaaagagagcgttggagcatcgaggtacgactattaattggaatgtctttaaagctgagttttatcagagagttttcccagtgtcgtacaggaaagacaagggggcagagtttgccaatctgagacagggtcagttgaacatagaagagtatatggccaagttctctactttgttgcgttttgctccacatgtggccgagaataacgaggctgttgctgatcagttcatcaatgggttgaatcctgagatatttacattggtgaacactggacgaccgaataacttcgctgatgccctgaacagagccaagggagctgaagcgggcctgattaggcagagaggagcttcgtatgttcctccaacaccgagaccacaacaacctcctcccagatttgagggtaaCAGCagtagtggtggaaagaaagatttcttgaaagaaGAGGAAGagagtttaagaagtctggtagcagttcttctagctccagtggctcccgacagagccagagttatatcggggtttattgcagaacttgcggagggagacattcgatcgagcaatgccagggagtgattggtagttgccgtatctgcagacagcaaggacactttgcaagaatctgtccacagagaggttcccatggatcccagggagcagagtcatctggatcagtggctcagacagatagacgatcatcttctattcactccttccagccagcaccgACTTCTACtccgtcacagcagaggccaggaggaagccagacagttatctagcctcctagacagcaggccagagtatttgctttgacagaggaacaggcccaggaagcaccagatgatgtggttgcaggtaactgttctttatgtgatTACCctacttatgtattgatagatacgggtgcttctcatacatttatacCTGAACGAGTTGCaatgagtcatgcattgcctattgagtctttatctactgtagtgtctgtctcttctcctttggggacatgtttgatatcagtaaaatctgtgaaacattgtgtactgcagtatgacgggcatgagattgatttagattgtattgtacttgggttgtctgattttgactgtattatcggtattgatatgttgaccaagtacagagctaccgttgattgtttccataagattgtgagattcagatctgacatggctgatgaatgaaaattttacggtaagggttctagatctagaatttctttgatatatgctatgtctatgactcgattgttacagaaaggagcggagggattccttgtctattcagttgatttactgaagtcgagtccatcattggatgatttgccagtggtatgtgagtttgctgatgttttcccagataagattccgggtttgcctccgattcgataaatagatttcagcattgagttgattcCAGGTACaattccgatttctagagctccgtacagaatggcaccaatcgaattgaaagatttgaaagagcagttagaggatttactggccaagggttacatcagaccgagtgtttctccttggggtgctccagtattatttgttagaaagaaagacggttctatgagactctgcattgactaccggcaactgaacaaggctacggtaaagaacaaataccctttgcctcgtattgatgatttatttgatcagttgcacggttcttctgtatattccaagatcgatctgagatctggatatcatcagctgagagtcagagattctgatatctcaaagacagctttcagaaccaggtatggacattatgagtttattgtcattcCGTTTGGGTTtactaatgctccagctatatttatgggtctgatgaaccgtgtgtttcataagtaccttgatgattttgtgattattttcattgatgatattttgatatactcgaagaatatgattgatcatgctgagcatctgaggACTGTATTGAggattctgagggctgagaaattatatgccaaactgtcgaaatgtgaattctggttgagataggtgatatttctgggtcatattatatccggagacggtatttttgttgatcctagcaaggttgaggctgtgatcagttggccgagaccgacatctgtaccagagatacgcagttttatgggtttagtaGGATATTACcaacgattcatcaaagatttctcgagtattgctaaaccgattactcagttgactcagaagaacgcaccatttgtttggtcagaagactgtgagtccagttttcttgagttgaagaagagactgaccagtgctccgatcttgactattccatcaggtactggtgattttgtcgtttattgcgatgcttctcacagaggattgagttgtgttttgatgcagcgagaacatgttattgcttatgcctcgagacagttaaagccacatgagactcgctacccaattcatgatcttgaattggcggccattgtatttgcactgaagatatggcgacattacctatacggtgagaagtttgagatttattttgatcataaagcttgaaatatctattttcacagtcagagctgaatatgaggcagggaagatggcttgatttgcttaaagattttgattgtgagatcaagtactatccatgaaaatcgaatgcagcggctgatgcactaagtcgaaaggtatgttttttgtccttatcgacgattggtgtttcaaatttgattgaagactgctgtttgtctggattggtatttgagacagattgtaaatCGTTGCGACTGTATAcggttcaagtcgaaccagagctgattttgagaattacatcagctcagaaagttgatcagaacgttcaaaactcgatatcgatggtcagagcaggacatcgatcagaatatcaggttcgtgacagtgtgttgtatgtgaataatcgtcttgttgtgccagatgtttcagaattgAAACGACGGATATTGTaagaagcgcatagcagtcgattcagtattcatcctggtggcagaaaaatgtacaacgatttgaaaGCACAGTTTTGGTgtaaacagatgaaagctgatattgctgaatttgtatataaatgtctgaattgccagtaggtgaaagcggaaagaaagaaaccaggaggactgttacagagtttatctattcctgaatggaaatgggatcacatttccatggattttgtaacgaagctaccgagatcctcccgaggttgtgatgcgatttgggttgtgattgacagattgaccaaatcagcatgctttattccgtacaagatgacgtaccgacatgaccatatggcagagatttatgtcagagaagtggtcagattgcacgaaGTGCCAAAGttgattgtttcagaccgtgatcctcggtttacttcgcacttttggcagagtttacagcaggctctaggtacaaagttacatcttagtaccgcatatcatcctcagaccgacggacagtcagagcggactatccagacactggaggatatgcttagagctgtagtgcttgattttagcactagttggcaggattcattgccactttgtgagttttcatacaacaacagctattagacgagtattgagatggcaccttttgaagcgttgtacagtaagaagtgtagatcccctctgtattgggatgatatctctgaggtacctgagattggacctgatatggtcaaagatatgacagaaaaagtgaagctgattcagaaaaggatgaaggcagctcaagacaaacaggccaaatatgccaatgttcgacatagaccgttggtatttgaggcaggagaccgagtattcttaaagatttcacctttcagaggatttgtcagatttggcaagaaaggaaagttgtctccacgttatattgggccatacgagattctcgagaagataggagatcgtgcctatcgactcgctttaccgccttctctatctggaatacatgatgtctttcatgtatcgttattgaggaaatatctgtctgatgcttcacatgctattcagccagacgaggccgaacttgacgaGACACTTAGTTACTTCGAAAAACCGAtcaaagcagctcagaacgaagacaattccgcttgtgaaagttcagtggagtcgtcatggcattgaagaagctacctgggagactgagtctgatatgaggcagaaattcccagagttatttcgttgatgtgagtttctatttagcttctgttatgccttcttattgatatgatttgattgcctgtgattt is part of the Primulina tabacum isolate GXHZ01 chromosome 18, ASM2559414v2, whole genome shotgun sequence genome and encodes:
- the LOC142532360 gene encoding uncharacterized protein LOC142532360, with translation MNKQSENIIKKNRLLIRTSIRAIRWLALQGCSFRGHDESVDSHNLGNFLELVKFQGELCKEIGGIILDKSSKKAKYASPSIQQEILTIIADLVRSKIRDEVGDAKFCILVDKAIDESRQGYDGACNMRGEWNGLQALFLKDCPFAYYIHCFAHRLQLTLVAAAKKRHSRLKSIREDEIIDLIESGELGTGTGVGVNQASTLQRPASTRWSSHYVSVSRVIELFGSVCTLLEDSMGEMPDLTARYVEDTKRSCQQKNHFTVKEYYHFHVFNVVIDKQLMELNTRFTEQSIELLTLCEALNPSDGFKSFSEMPIYSLIDKFYPNDFSKDDMKHLKTQLDHYKLDVFEDPRLIRLILTLPVSTATTERAFSGMKLLKTPLCNKMEQEYLNNAIVLYIERKIAHDIDIDYIIDRFDLLKNQMLRLK